One window of the Macrobrachium nipponense isolate FS-2020 chromosome 22, ASM1510439v2, whole genome shotgun sequence genome contains the following:
- the LOC135198365 gene encoding uncharacterized protein LOC135198365: MDNNTTIFRWKKDFEWDRRATLLLIDQYRQRPCLWNAKDEQFRVRCQRVAAIESITEELKKRGLSVNKVKVKNKIECILNQYRRELRMLKKSKTSVEGDVDEDTHIPKLWFFDELGFLRDGDNKGQSTTALESHVPDDTLEDSDYEVYNDLALTEHDDSPAAITTTSPDSPVPGNSQISVTSAMPNGPYIKQETIRAAKRPCVITESHEVLQEALHQLRTLSRPEDDNESDFGNVVANDLRQMSNRSKICAQKLISDVLFLGKLGRLSPSSMVVE; encoded by the exons ATGGATAATAACACGACGATTTTCCGATGGAAAAAAGACTTTGAATGGGACAGAAGAGCAACTCTCCTATTGATCGACCAGTACCGCCAGCGCCCTTGTTTGTGGAATGCGAAGGATGAGCAGTTCAGGGTCAGATGTCAGCGTGTGGCTGCGATTGAGTCGATCACAGAGGAACTGAAGAAGAGAGGGCTTTCCGTGAACAAAGTCAAAGTTAAGAATAAAATCGAATGTATTCTCAATCAGTACAGGCGCGAGCTTCGGATGCTGAAGAAATCCAAGACGTCGGTGGAAGGGGACGTGGATGAGGACACCCACATCCCCAAATTATGGTTTTTCGATGAACTCGGTTTCCTCAGGGATGGTGACAATAAAGGGCAATCAACGACTGCTTTGGAATCTCACGTTCCCGACGATACGTTAGAAGATTCTGATTATGAG GTTTACAACGATCTCGCACTGACAGAACACGACGACAGCCCTGCAGCCATCACAACAACATCGCCCGACTCCCCCGTGCCCGGTAATTCTCAGATTAGTGTAACATCAGCAATGCCCAACGGACCTTACATTAAGCAAGAGACGATCAGAGCTGCAAAGAGGCCCTGCGTCATTACCGAAAGTCACGAGGTCCTCCAAGAAGCCCTCCATCAACTGCGGACGCTGTCTCGACCAGAGGACGATAACGAAAGTGATTTCGGTAACGTAGTTGCCAACGATCTCCGTCAGATGAGCAACAGAAGCAAAATATGCGCCCAGAAACTGATATCTGATGTGCTGTTTCTAGGGAAACTGGGCAGGCTTTCCCCTTCCAGTATGGTTGTTGAATAA